GAAACAGATTGAGACTTATCATAGTTGCAATTTACATGTTGGCAAGTACTCTCGCAGAATTTGTGGTATACCGACTGTTCAATTATTCATGAAATGGTGCATTCATATATTATGATACTATAGATAATTGTAGTTATTTTGTATAAATGATTACTATATAAACACAACTGCAAGCAAGTGGATGGCTAAAGAAACTACCAAAAATTCTTACAAGCAGCTAaacattgtttaaaaaaaacagcTAAGAtgtgtaaaaatatttttccgctGAATAAGAAAATCTCGGATGACTATGGGCCTTTAGATATTCAACCGCTTTGCAAATATGAATAAAAACTACCgaattaaaattaatgaattcAGTCCGGTagatctttttattttttgttttccaAAACTCCCAAATTATGAAGAACCCAATTGTCTGCCAAAGTTGACGATATTCTTAACCGAAAGACAAGACCACTGAAAGAACAAATGATCTAAAGAAGACAGAGCTACCCAAATAAGATTGCACTTTCTAATAATCGATGACCAAGTATGTCAAGTAAAAGAACAATGAAGAATAATATGAAGATCATCTTCTTCTCCCAAGCAAAATGAACTGATGGAATACCACAAAAACTTCCACATCGCTTAGGAGACAAGGAGCTTGCATACTAGCCTATAAAAACATATTAAAGGCCACTTTGAAAGGTACGTATTAAAAAAAAGTCTCTTATTTACTTTTTACCCCTTTTTACTTGTTTTACCCTTACTAACTTTTGCATCGGAGTGGACTTGGGGGCCCGGCCCATGATCCCTCTTCCTTAACGTATCTCAGGAACCATAAGACCAATAGATACGCACAGATATCACCCATTCATGTTCCCGGGTCTATCATTTGGTGTCGTTTGTGGGAACTCGATTCtccataaacaaataaattcaaTTGATAGAGTTGAGGAATAACCAATAAAACTCGCCCTATCCACTCGTCAAAATACATCTACCACCCAGAAGTAAAGGAGAAATGGAAGCGGAAACTCTCCCATAAACGAAAAAGGACAGGGACAAAATGTCCACAGAGAGAGCCAAAAGGTAGCGACCAAACGGTAATAATGAAGCCAACAGATGACACCGGTAACTGGTACCATCTAACTACAGCAAATAAAAAGGTGACGGGAGGAAAAACATTAGTTATCGAAGCGGAGGTATAAGGAAGAAAAGTACGGAAGATATTTGTGGACTCCGGTAGCACAGTCAATATAGTAACAAGGGATGCCTATAAAAATGTTTGCGGAAGCATGATAAGAATAAAACTATGCCCGATGGAAGTTATCAGAATGGGAGGAGCGAAACTAAATCACTCGATAGGCACTGCAACCGTACGACTCTAGCTAAGGAGTAACAGAACAGAGAAAGCGGTCGCAAGTTCGTTTCACATAATTGATAGGAAGCTACCATACAACATGATACTATGACAACCATTCCTATATGAATTTGACACGGCAGTCGATATGCGGAACTAAAGAATAATGCTCCCAAGGGCCGGAGGAACGCTCACCATGATCAGAAACTTGAAGGAGGAAGCATTGAGGAAGCATTTTTTTCATAGAGGCGACATGGCGGGACTGTTGCTGGTTGAGGAAATATTAAACTTACCTTGTGAGTAGCCCATTTCTAAAGTTTTGGGGGAAACAGAAGCATGGGAAGTCAACCCGGGAAAACTAGTAAAGCTGAGATCAAATAGCACGAGAAACTAAGTAAATGTATGAAGGAGGTACTCACAAAATACCCTATGGCCTTTGCGGTCAACGCGTTAGAGGGGGAGTATGGGAACCAAATAACACGAGAAACTAAGTAAATCTATGAAGGAGGTACTCAAAAAATACCATATGGCCTTTGCGGTCAAAGCGTTAGAGGGGGAGTAGACCCGGGAATAGCCTTCCACGAATTGAATGTGTATCAGCCGGTGAAAGCtattaagaaaagaaaagaaagcacTCACAAGAACGAAAAAAAGCAATTGCCAAAGAAATCGACAAATTACAAGAATAGTTAGCTAACGTGGTACTGATCATGAAAGCCAACGGAAAATTCCGCATGTGTGTGGATTTCACGGCTCTTAGCAAAGCCTGCCCCAAAGAGTGCTTTCTATTGCCCAACATCGACCAGCTAGTGGATGCAAACGCGTGATATAGACTCTATAGTCTGGCTAACATGGTGTAAGGATACAACTAGATCTCAATGAAAGAAGAAGATCAAGCAATGACAAATTTTATAATGGATGAAGGTATGTTCCCTTATACGATGATGCCATTTGGATTGAAAAACACAGGAGCCACCTACCAACGGATGGTGAAATTCATATCCAAAGAACAAATAGAAAAGATAATGGAGGTATATGCAGATGAAGTAATAGTAAAAAGACAAAAGGAAAAATACCATCCGAGAGACCTCCAAGCAATGATGGAAGTCCTCGATAAGTTCAACATGAAGATGAATCTCAACAAATGCACGTTCGGAGTAAAAGGAAGGGAGTTCCTAGAATACATTGTATCCCAAAGGGAAATAGAAGCAAATCCAGAAAAGATCAAAGCCATCTTGGAAATGACCCCTCCCAAGAACAAGCGTGAATCCAAGTCTTGAACGGAAGAATAACGGTGCTAGGATGGTTCATCTCGTCATCCGCCAAAAGATATTACCATTCTATCAAACATTGAAAACTAAAACATTCAGATGGGGAAAGGAGTGCGAAGAAGCATTTAAAAGCCTCAATGATTTCCTACTCAAACCACCATTGCTAAGCAGGCCAACTGAACTAGATATCATGTACTTATACATCCTGGTATATGAAGACACTATGGCGATGGTGCCCGTAAGGGAGGAAGGAGGACAACAACTTCCAGTTTACTATGTCAACTGCATATTGAAAGACACAAATAATAGATATCTCGAGATTGAGAAGATGGTGTTGGCTTTAATATCAACAACCAAGAAACTAAAACCTTATTTTCAAACACACCCGGTTGTAGTGAAAACAAACCAACTGCTAAGACAAGCGCTCCAACCACCGGAGCTCTCCGGAAGATTGGTTCGTACAACTAGGAAAGCATGACATATAGTATAAACCGAGATAGGCGATGATGGCATAAGCCCTAGCAGATTTGTAGCAGATATCACATGCTAATCCAAAACAGAAGTAAACTTGGACACACAATAGAAACTATACACAGGCGGAGCCAAAAACAGAAAAGGGGAAGGAGCAGATTTCGTCTTGAAAGGGACACAAAGTTCGAATCGAATATGTAATTAACGTAAACTTCACATCAACAAGTAATATTACAGAATATGAATCGCTCTTGATAGGACTGGCATTGGCGGTAGAAGTAAGAACATAAGACCTCAAAGTCTATTGTGATTCCCAGCTGTTGTAGGACAGATCGGATGAACATTCACCACAGAAGAAGAAAACTTGGCTAAATACCAAAACCGAGCAAGAGAATTATTAAGAGAAATTGAGGAAGAGGGGGATGATGGCAGTTTTAACAAGATAGCGAGAGAAGACAACATGGAGGCAGATACAATAGTAAAGGCAACATCATAACAGAACGAGAAATTTCAACTCATGGAACATAAGGAGGAGATAAGTGCCCCAACGATCGACATGACAATAAACTACTACTTACAAGAAATGGACCTATAGATACAGTCAATTGTGAAATATCTCCAGACAATAAACTACTACTCACCCTACTCTCTCATGTCATTCCTCTGCTCATCTCTTCATTCTTTTTTTTGATCTATAGTGTGGTGCAAAACAGAGAAAAATAAACAACACCCACTAAATTGATTCATTATCGGTTCACAAATTCAAAGttttaatctttaaactttttcaCGGAAACCACTTCGTCGTGTAAGATTCCTTTATAGACTTTGCGAAATCCGCTTTCGCCTAGTAAGTTAGTCTCAAAGGAACCATTTGTTGCTCTCTCTAGTTCTTCATAAAGCATATCCCTCGGCCCAGCGCTTTTGAGCTTCTTTATGACCGCCGGTGGAATTGCAGGGAGCTTCGTCGGAATAACCGCGGTGGCTGGAACCTTCTTTTATGTTTTGACAGTCATGTTTAGAAGGAACAACTTCATGGTCATTTTCTTTATATGCaaggaaaagaaataaaattataacaaacgGTAAAACAATAACTAACTAACTATATTAAGAAAAAATTGATCTTGGGAGATGAGTTTCGTTCAGTACGCTGAATAATGAATAGGGTTCtccttaattttgataaatattggaGTTTGTTTTGTTCTGGTAATGAGAAATGGGGGAGAATGCAATTGGAAGGTTGTGTTCAAATGTTATGTATTGGCTATATGTATTCCCTATCAGATGTTTGAATAAATGATTAGAAAGAAAGAAATGAGAAGAAAATTTTTTCGGCTCATTTTGCTTGATCTAAAACAGGGCACGGAAAAGGAGGACTCTCAATTCATAAAAACCATTTTTTTCTCACGAAAGCAATTAAAAGATTCatactttattttttcattaaattatttttagttgatATTTGCACTTGAAGAAATATTTTCCAgttcttaaaaatatatttcaaaattttatatacaaatatatttatgataaatatttaatacattaaaaaaaattgaaccaacCGACTAATTCGGTCCgttcgtttttatattttgaagattttagttaatttgatttgtataattatatacatatttaatactcTTTTGATATATACTTGATACATTCCAGATACATATTTTGATAGATCTTCAATACATATTTTGATAGATCTCCGATATATTTACTGTATTAATATAATAGATATATTTTCGTTATATtttgatacattttcgatacatttATTATcagtttgtaatttttattataaatagattattgtcaaaattttatattatggatatattttcgatacatatttaatacatttattgTAGTTAATATGATAGAGTCATCTTCGCAAAATATCAATAATGGAGGTGGTATTGGtgtgttatatttattttatacttgGAAATCTGAAATATGTTActttgtattttaaatataattcagATCTCGTAATCAGATAATGGATACATTTCTGATACGTAtatgatacatttttgatatatatgttatacatttcaaatatatgtCAGAAACAGCTCAAatcattcatttttaaatatatattaattcactAAACGTATTTGACATGTTTCATAGTTGTATTtgttagataaatttttgatatataatttatatatgataggtATATCCTTGATACGCGTCATATTGTCAAGGGTGGTACCTCAATGCCTTCgagatatatttttgatacatctctTATACATGTCTGATACATCTCGGATACATCATCAATATATATCAGAAACAGCtcaatatatacacacacatatatatatatatatatatatatatatatattttagatatatatattttagatgtatttgttagatatattttttatatacaattaaaatataataaatatatccttGATACGtataattgataaatattttatacaatttacaaAGCATGTGacatacttttattttaatatatgttatagataCATTTCAACTACCacgtaaattatatattcaatgtgttaaatatataactcaaatacaaatattatacATGTacaatacatattttatacatatcaGAAATAGTTAGACGCACAATGGAAAATTGTTGcaaataaagagaaaaatatattttatgctAATGAAGTGgataatattgttattagttcTTTTTGTGTGTGTACAtattatgtaatatataaactgtgtctgtttttgaatagttttttaggcatataaataatacatattaataatacagttttgagacacataaataatacacattaataatatatatattatttttatcaatggcGATAAATTTGAGAAAGATTATAAATATTGTTATTAGTTCTTTTTTTGTATATCACATGTATGTAACgatttttatattgataaaagttgagttaaaaaatcataacttattatttttatatttcaattttagtgAATAGTAACATATCaaatgttattgatattattgatgcgtgaattttaatttaaacacatgatacatatatcttttaatttaaatatattatacatacaccttaaaaacacataaataatacatataaataatatatttatttatttatttatttatttatttatgtttgttttagaaatatgaaaaaataataatcaaatatgtccttgatacatatctgatacatattagatacataaataatacatgtttgaatagttagacaaactgacgcgtgactgacgcACGGTTctgacgcgcgtgtcagacacatgtcagacgcgtttctAACGCGTGTTTAACttattctgacgcgtttttgacatttttttatttgttttgtgtgTGCCATGTGTTGCATCCTCATTGGAaaggtattaaatgtaaagtttcaattttttgagGTGCTCatataatatttcagcaattttagcattgttgttattttcttcctttttttatagttttgtcATTTTCTCTGGAAAAATATATTCATGAGTCCAGAATATGAACCATATAACCATGTGCCGAACACCACATTAAACCCAAAACCCCAAGGTAATGGGTTAGGTAGTCCATTCCACTTATATATTTAacattttacttatatttttttaatgtggGATTTCCATCACACTTAATATTTAACATTGGGTGATGAGCTTATCTGATGAAAAGGGGATGATGGAGGATGTTTGAATCATATATGACCTTGTAATATTAAGGATATTTCTTCCTCTTTTTGAGAAATGAGAAATTGTAACAAAATATTACAATTTGATGATAAAagaaaaactatatttttaaactcACCTAGTTAGAAGAtcatatgaatatattttttatttaaagggtttaataatctaaaatttattttgaaaatccaaaaatttgtttgataataGTTAAAAAGTTGATTTACACCTTTTACCAAAAACTCCATCAATGGTTGCTTCTCCATTGATGGGAGGAACATAGCTGCTCCGCTTAGGAGTTGGCTCAAAACACTAAACTATCGTCATGAATGCTAGCTAGCGGAAGCGAACAACCGCCCATCGGATTTTATGTTCAAATCTCTCCTTTTCGttgtaatatatattatatacgtCCAACGTATTCTTACAAATAAATCAATACGAAGGAGAATGAGAAAAACATTGCATTTTTGTGTAGAAAAGATACCTATATATGTGTGGATATATATGCATTGTCCAAGTAGAGAATATACATAACCATAGATCTACAAACTTTTGATCTATAGTTCTTTCAGCTCCAATGCCTTAGTAAACTTGCAGAGAGCTATTTTGGCATTCAGCTTATAATTACATATAGAACTTGCAACCTATCAAGAAAAAAACCTACTATTACTATATATGAACATGTCGAAATACCTCATCGTATCAAGATTAAGTCATCCAAAAACATGGCTAGTGGTCAGCTAGATGCTTTCAGTTCCTTTTCAAGCTCATCAAACACCCATTCACCAATCTCTTCTGGCAAGTAGTCCGTGTCATCAGGTTCGAATTGCTCAAGTTGCACCTGAGATTGTGCCTTTTCTCCGTTACCTTCGGATGTTTCAGTTTTGATTTGTGGAATATCTGATTCCGGCTTCGAACTATCAGATGGACTGTCAGGGGAGCTGGATAGTGAATGTGATCTTTGTATTGGAGTGTCAACTTCCAGAACTGGTCTTTCCATCGACTCGAACTCAATTCTTAATTTCTCAAGCGCATCAAATAAATTTTCCACCGTTTCATTGTCTTTCCTGAATTTCAAATATCGAATGCCGTGGGGCGTTCTAAGAAATGGGGCAATGGTTCATTTTCAAGATAATACTAAAAAGCAATAAAATGTACCTGGAAGTGCCCTTCTTTCCGTTGTGATACTGCTCTTTTACGCCATTGATCATGCTTAGAAAGGTTAAGAACTGGCACAACATGAAACAAATTAAGATAGAGAGAGACTAGTTAAACACCAGTTAATCGCATCAAGCCCTTTTTTAAAGTTCATAACAAGAATTAACAGCATGAACCTGTGTTATAAACAACTAAATACGAGAAAGAATTCGTCTCTAACACATCAATGTAGGAAAGTACATGAATCTAGGAATATCAGtatgaaaataaattgtttGCGTATTGGAAATGCAACAGAAAATATGAGTTAGAAGCTGCGCGCAGTTTCAGAATTTGGCGACAGCGGAACTGTTGCCTAAATTGATCCTGAGACTATATTATAATCATAAAGACTAGTATAAGGATCGCCATCTAATGAGACTGGGACCTTTTTCTAAATTCACGCAGTGACTAAATTTCATTATAGACTACTAGTAACCACACTAATAAGAGAACTAGGTCCGGATATTAGTACtctataatttatgtatttactttttaatattatttctaTGATCCATTACTCGATTTGTTTTAAACAATTGTAGCATATGGTgaaataaatcatttaattagACAATGCATGATAAAATTATTGCATGCTTCTAGCATAACAAAACAGAGATGAGTCATCAGAACaaaaacagaaacaaaaataCATACTTTGACTTCCAAATTCAGGTATTCTTTTTCTAGATTTTTTCTTTGGCTTCTTTCTTTAGGATCTTCAGCCTTTGCCGAAGGTGGTTTTTCCGACCTGATGTAAAGAAATAGGTGAGGTTTGTTTTAACTGGGAGATAATCGTTTTCTAAAGAAAAACAGCATAATACCCTTGAAACGCTTTTAAATCGGCAACAAGTCCTCTGATACGGGTGATGGAAGGCTCCAACTCTTCCTGATAACAGATGCACAATGTGCATAACAAGATTAATATACTAATCATTCAAACTATGACAAACTGCAATCAGAAAGCACCTCGCGGTTTAAAACTGTCATATAACCAAATCACCTAAAAGATGAAACTGTTAGGGGAGGCTCCAATTGTGTTATTATTATCTCtaacaagaataaaatttaagatGGAGACGAGTATATCTACCTTGTAAGACGTAAGAAGATGAATAACCAAATTCATGAAATGATCTTGATACCTCTCCAACTCAACACTTGAACATGCATATTTATATGGAAAAGTATCAAAACCAAAGAAATTGGTGACACGCGAATTGAAATAGTAAGAAAATAAGAAACACCAACAAAAGCAGCTGCCTCGCATTTGTCAGTATATAAGTAGAAAGACAGTGTACATACTTGACCTGCTTTTCCTTTTCTTGGTTAAATTTGGTGCGTAAGGCCCAAGTGTCTTCTAGAAAATTTATCCATGTATTTACGACATCTGCTTCTACTCTACATGAAGATATCGATTTTGAGAGCTCATCTTCCTACAAATCAAGGAATTTTTTTTAGCATATCAAATGTACGCTAGTGCTCGAAGCATACAAGGTCAACTAATGAACACAAGCAAACATACCTTGTTTTTCAGGTGCACAAGAATCTGATTACTGGCATCATCAAACTGTTCTCTTTCTTCCCGCGCGTTGTGAAGCCTAGCCCGAGTTACGTTTAATGAGTTACTGACCTACATCAATGTGCAGCCACAGAATGTAACTGCAGAAAAGGATATGGAAGTAGTCCATTTTGGGATTTACATAGCAAAGAACTTCCGTTACTGATACATTGCGGTTTAATTTTACAGTTCTAAACACATCTATAAGAGCATGGATTCACAAAAGTTCATTCAGGCAATGCCCAGTAAATTCATGAATATACTACCAGAAGTCCAAGAAAAGGCAAGTCGAAAATTTTCACATAAATCGCTACCTTCTTTAATTCAGCTGCCAGATCTTCCTTTTGCTTCTCAAGTTCTCTAATCTCAACTGCCAAGTCCTGAGAAAAtccagaaaaataaattcaaaagatTAGAGCTATGTTGCGTTGAAACTTCCCAAATCCTACATTTCGGTGTATCATTTCTATTTTTGGAAATGCTTTTAATACTttgaaactctatatttataacctaaAAGGAGTTTCTAGTTTTGTCATTTTCACTTTTAGCGTTTCCATAATACTTCATAGCATTGCAGTAAGGTGATTGGTTTCTTTTAGTGTAGTCTGTGTAGAGAAATGTTACATCATACTTCATTTTGTACATCACACTTTCTCGATCATTGGTAAGACggaaagaaaattatttttcttattcagTTTCTAATGACAGAATTTGCAGTTGATTTTAACAAACACTACACAGTTTCAGACCAATCTCAATCTGGCcattataaattaatgaaaagTAATTATAGCATGACTATAACTTAATTTCTAATTTCGTCACGATGCATCAGGTGACCAAATTTAGCATAAAACTGATACTTTGTTTAGTTAAATTATAATGCATCTTCTCAGGACGACGACGACCTAAGAATAATGTGTGAATTCATTTGTgcaaatttaaaccaaaaggaGGCATAATTCTTTAAAGCATACCTTCTCAAGCTGGCTAACTTCACTGGATTTAGTCACCCGAAAATGGAGTGCTTCTTCTTTCTGAGACCTGcataattaattataacaaCAAAtaagtattaatataaaaataaaaaactaataaaactCAGTTTTCATGTATGCTATGTACAAGCACAAAGAAAATGGTCGGGTTGCAATCTGTACCTGTGGTCTAAAATACGTCGTTCAGCTTTTGATGTTGAATTAAGAAGAGATTCTGATAAAACTTTCAATTTATCAACCTGCAAATGAAAATCGGCACAATCACTTATCGGGTATGACTATATACGTAAGCcggaaaaacaaaaatgaaaattcgaAAGCAAAACCTATCACTTCCACAGAAAACGCTTTCTAAGCTAAGAAAATAAACACTTCCATTACACCAACTATTCTCTCTAATGCTTCAATGTTTAATGTTTTCCAGGATAAACAGAGTCATTCTTTGGTTTCTGAGGTATTTTAAGAAACTGACTAGTGACTACTAATAGAATAACTAGTTGAAGCTAGCATCGAAAATGATAATATCAGAAGATGAATGGTCCAACAGGTTTATCAGTGACAAAAATATGAGATTTACCTTCTCAGCATGTATCTTAGGAGTATCTCCATTGCTCAAGGATTTCTTCTTTAATAAAAGTGCCTCCAATGTGGAACACAGTTCAATTTGTCCAACAGTGTCTTCAAAAGCCTGCATGAGaaacataaaacataataaatcaaAAGCAATAAGATGCATGAAAGAAAACTAATCAAAGATGAGCTAAATTGATCTGTTAATCCTGCCCTGGCAAAAGGAATATCAAAATCTACTATAAATATATCGATATTAAGAATATGGATTAAAAATGCAGAGATAATTGACTTGCTAAGcattatgaaatataaaaagaagTCCTCAAAATTTTGAACCAAAACGCTTTTACAGTCGCCACAAATCTTTCTTGGCACCATAACATATGTCGTCTTACCTTTGTCATTGCGGAAGTAGTTACTTCAGATGATTGTTGTCTGTCGTCATTTGGTGATTGATGGAATGCCTTCATTTTATCAAGTTTTTCTACTAGACTGCAGGCTTCAGCATCTATTCTGAGGGCAGAATAGAATATAAAAACAAGCACTAATATACATTTTCTGTACAGCAATAATTACAGAGtggaaaaaaattgaatcaTGCATAATTAAACACCTTGAAATATCAGCATTTATTTTCAATCCAGCAATTGCGCCTTGAGCATATTGGAGCAACTCTTCTCGCTTTATCTGAGGAAAGAAAGGAGAAGGAGGGTAGTGATAAGTGAAGAAAAATTGTGTCTTGTGCTACAGTTTCATTTATAAATTGTTCAATTTGGATGGTCAGATTGAAATGCAGGATCATACTGTTTAGAGCTTCGAAGATAAGACACTtccaaaattttaagaaaatgcAGCAACATGAAAATCCTTTGACGAGTAAACTTTCTACTAAGTCGATTCAAAATGATTCATTTCCTTCTTGTTCAGTCAAATTAAGATTAAGCTTAAACTAATTCATTTCCGGTCTAAAAAGCATAATCACGGTATCAGTAGTAACAAAGAACATGAACCCCAGCAACAACACCAAATTTTGAGAACCATACAGCATAAATAAGAAACTAAAAGAAAAGTCTTCCGGACATGAGAATGTGAAAGCATTTTATACCCTTGTCTTACCAGTACTTCATCTTCATAGCTAGAGAATGTCGATGCCAAATCCTGTATGCTGCTCATAACTGCTTTGTGAATTTCTTTTCCTCCTGCAAGACACAGCCTGTATAACAGAACCAAATCGAAGTTtacttatatttcaaaaatatcagtATGAGAACTAAAGATCTTTACAATCTTCTTTTATCTGCACCATGAACAAATCAACTCAATTGAGCTTTAATAACGAGCCGTTTGGTTTACTACATGTAAGCATCTCAATAATTCCACCAGGTTAGACCATAAGATCAACCAAAACATTGTTTTTCAACCAATTCAGTACAGAAAAAACAATAgaacaaaattaaagaaaatgatgAGAAGAATTACCCAAATATCTCCAAAAGCAACGAAACTTCTTCCTCATTTGGTGCTTCAAGAATCTGAGTCATACAAAAGAGATACCCTGCGGTTAAACTCAATGGATCAGCAAATACAAAGCCCAACTAAATGTTTGATCACTGGCACTGAAATATAATGCAAAGATCAGCATGTAGTCTTAACCCAACTTTCGGAACTGCTCGTGGCAGGCAAAGTCATTAACTGGCAATATGATTAAAGATCAGGCGGGTATAACATATATCTACAACTATTGACGAACAAGTGcatttaaagaaatttaaagcGCAATTTAACTTTTCCTAAACTTAATAGATTTAAGAAgaacaacaaaataaatatacactTAACATTCCAATAGTTAGATGTAGATATACATAATGGAAAAATCACACAGTAAACCTGCACATAGCAAATGTTCATGAAATCACCATACACAACCAATTTCGGGGCTAATAGATAGATGGCCTACATCAATCTACACATATTTCCAGAATGAATAAGCAATCCTAGTGACAAATAGCCATAATTTCTCATAGTTTGCTAAgaattaacataaattttgaaatcACCATCTCAGAAATCAAGTGAAAGACAGCTAAGAAAAGAAACGAAATACGATGCTCATCGACCTAAATCCCGAATCATTAGTCCCAAGAATTAATATGCCAAACCAAATTAAAGATGCAAGGAAGTTACAGATTCAAGAACCA
This region of Mercurialis annua linkage group LG1-X, ddMerAnnu1.2, whole genome shotgun sequence genomic DNA includes:
- the LOC126676638 gene encoding intracellular protein transport protein USO1, translated to MSWLRSAVNRAVEAGEKTTNITRTVRSYADSVVVHAGNAVAEGAKIIQHRIGAGNSKSFRLTVKRLEEVSVSCRGIERVQLLRRWLVALKEIQRLSSFSAANSVIIEKIEKNNCDDRLIIISDEAKDSPRKPTMDYYVDPDLGTMNFHDLFLYSQALEGITLSMILEAPNEEEVSLLLEIFGLCLAGGKEIHKAVMSSIQDLASTFSSYEDEVLIKREELLQYAQGAIAGLKINADISRIDAEACSLVEKLDKMKAFHQSPNDDRQQSSEVTTSAMTKAFEDTVGQIELCSTLEALLLKKKSLSNGDTPKIHAEKVDKLKVLSESLLNSTSKAERRILDHRSQKEEALHFRVTKSSEVSQLEKDLAVEIRELEKQKEDLAAELKKVSNSLNVTRARLHNAREEREQFDDASNQILVHLKNKEDELSKSISSCRVEADVVNTWINFLEDTWALRTKFNQEKEKQVNVELERYQDHFMNLVIHLLTSYKEELEPSITRIRGLVADLKAFQGSEKPPSAKAEDPKERSQRKNLEKEYLNLEVKFLTFLSMINGVKEQYHNGKKGTSRKDNETVENLFDALEKLRIEFESMERPVLEVDTPIQRSHSLSSSPDSPSDSSKPESDIPQIKTETSEGNGEKAQSQVQLEQFEPDDTDYLPEEIGEWVFDELEKELKASS